In Bacteroidota bacterium, the DNA window AGCTACGGCTGTTAAGAATAAAGGGAAATTCGTATATATTCATACTTGTGGACATATCAACGACAGATTGGAAATGATGGCAGAGTCAGGAGTTTCAGGATTAGAATGTTTAGATCCAGAGCCAATTGGAAACGTTGCCTTAGATGATGCATTTAATCGTATTGGAGATGATATGTTTATTAAAGGAAATGTAGATTCAGTTCATACTTTGCTTAATGGTAGCGACGAAAAAGTACTAAAAGATGTAAGTGATAGAGTGAAAATAGGAATGAAAAACAAAGGGTATATTCTTAGTACTGCATGTTCTATTGCTCCTAAAGTATCAGAGAAAAATGTTGCTATTTTAGCTAAAATAGCGAAGGAGATTGGAAATTATAAAGAAGAAGAGTAATCTCTAGTTCTTATTAGATATTTCACATAAATAATTCAGGGTAAAAGCATTTAACTTTTGTAAGTAAATATTTTTGCCCTGTTTTCTAATACCTTTTACAAGATTAATAGGATAATTATTAAGGAGTAGACTTCTTAAATAGGGATATGAGTTATATAATACTTTTTTCAGCAATAATAATCGGTGTAGTTACAGGAGAAGTGCTAAAGAAGCAAAAGAAGATAGAAGGATTGTTTCTAACTTTTAGTGGAGCTTTTTTATTGGCAATAACAATTTTTCATTTGTTGCCAAATGTGTATAAAAAGGGAGGTTTTGATATCGGGATATTTATTATGATCGGTATTTTTCTTCAGATATTATTGGAGTATGTATCAAAAGGATTGGAGCATGCCCATCACGATAATCACAAAGAAAATCTCAATCACACTTTTACAGTTCCAATGTTTTTGAGTATTTCTGTTCATGCGTTTTTAGAAGGAGCTCCGGTACACAATCATGGACATTTTATTGAAGATATTAGTAACCCAATTCTTCTGGGTATTTTTTTACATAAAATTCCTATTTCATCAATTATATTTATTTCATTTCGCAAGAGTGGTTATTCCAAAAAGTTTTCTGTTGCAATGTTAGCATTATTTGGGTTAATGACTCCTGCAGGAAGTTACTTTGTAAGTAAGGTACCTGTATTATTTCAGTATTCTCCACAAATAAATGCAGTCGTTATAGGTATATTTCTTCATATAAGTACTGTAATTTTATTTGAAAGCGATCATGGACATAAGTTTAATGCTGCTAAGCTTATAGTTGTAGCATCAGCAACGTCTATTGTATATTTTTTATTCTAATATCACTATATACCATATACATTTTACTTATACAGGAGATGGTATAATTCCAATTGCATAGATATCAAATGTTAGTTATGGAGAATTGGAAAATAAGAAGAAAAATACAACTGTTGCCTTACCACGTGTAATAGAATGCTTCTAGATTCTAAGTGTTAATTATGTATGATTCATTCTTTTGTCAATTTATGTTGTGTTAGTGCCATTTTGTTTATTGCGTAAATAATTGAGTTTAGCTTTATTTGAAAATAGATATTGTAACTAATAATAGGTTACTGTTAAGAAAATCGAAAACTATGAAAATTTTTAACTCATTAAAAAGTAAACTAAAGGGCATCGCTCTTTTATCAATGCTTTTTGTGTCGTCATTTACAATGGCACAAACAATAAACCCTGCCGATGGAGCAGTTTTATACAGTAACGAAGTGGTGTCTTTCGATTGGTATTTCGATACGGGAGTTGCTGACCTTACACATACTCTTTATGTTATTAACCCTGATAAAACAGAAACGTCTTTGGGGGCTGGTTTTGCAAACGGACAAAATCATGCTGTAGGTAAAGTGTTTGAAGTAGGAGAGTACCAGTGGTATCAAAAAGCGTGGAACGGAACACTTTATAAGTCGGAATACCGTAGTTTTACAGTAGTAGAAGGTAATGTACCAGTGTTTGCCCCCGAAGATGGAGGTGAATTTCACCCAAATCAAATTTTATCGTTCGATTGGTTTGTACCTGTAACAGCAACGGCAAACAAACTTGTAGTTTATGCATCAGATGGATCTGTTTATTTCGAGTCGGTTAATGTAGCTGGTGGACAACAGCATATTGAAGGTGGTAAATTTGTAAACGATACTTATACGTGGAAAGGTATTTATACCGATGGAGGCGTTGAGGCAGAAACTGCTGAATACACTTTTTCTACTGTAGGAGATGCTAATACTACTGTAATTGAGCAGTATGGTATTACTTGGTATATAAAAGGTACACCTGAGTATGGAAAGTACGCAAATGGAGAATATTGGGTAGTAGGACCAATTGAGCTGGTTAAAATTACACCTCAGTCTATTCAGTATGAAATGACAACTTTACCAAATGGCGATCCTCTTCCAGCCGGTGTTCAACCTTACAATGTTAATAGAATTATTAACGGATCGATGATTAATCCGGAAACTGTTTCAGATGCTGCGGGTAATGTTAATTGGAGTCATGGTTTTGATGACGAGTTGGCAATATGGAAGCCTGTTTCAAATAGTTATCCTGAGCGTGTAGCTGCTTATGCACAGTATAAATCGTGGTATAAAGAAGAATTGAATATAGCACGTGTTGATGTTGGTGGTGTTTATGAACCAATTAGTGAAGCACATTCACGTTCTGTAGCGGTGAACAGTTCGATAGTTTCATCAATCAGTTGCGATGTACCGGATCGTCCTGTTTTAGAAGTAACAGCTATTTTAACTGTAGTTGCAGAGGCCGATAAACCTGTTGCAGGAGATTTTAGACCGCCATATTCGGGGTACGATAAAAAATCGAAATACAATGTTAGCGATTTAGATTATTCGGCACTGAAAACATTAGAGCCTACGCCTAACATGATTGATTTAGAAACAGCAGAGGCTTTATTTGAACGTAACTGGATTGATATATTATCCGACTGGCAAAATGAGTTTTTGCATGCTAAACAAAATATGCAGGCTAGTTACGGTGCAAATGTTGCATCAGCAATTAGTCACGGTGCCGTAGCGTTAAATACAGAGTATGGAAACGGAACAGCTGATAAAGAAATATTGTTGAAGAGAATGACACAGTTGGGACTCGATTTATATGGAGTTGTTACTACAGCAGGTGGTTGGAGAACTTTTCAGAATAACGGAGGATTGTTGCCAGGTAGAAAGTTGCCTATTATGATTGCCGGAAAAGTGTTAAACGACACACACATGCTTAACATTAAAACTGAACATCCTGAAATTCATTTTCACGAAGAAGATCAAACTTTTTATGTAACGCAGGCAGATATTGATATGTCAAATAGTACTTCCTGGAATCCTGATAGTAGAGATGCTATTAACATGCCATACGAAGCAAGCGATATAAATTTACCTGAGTGGGGTATCCGTCACGCAACCAATCCAGAGATTGAAAATAAATATTGGGATTGTGTTTATCGTCGTTGTTGTAACGAAAGTGGTTTGCAAGGATCTGTCTTAGCAGCACACGCAATGGGCTTAGTTGAAGATTGGGGCCATGATGCATATTTCGATTATATGGATAGATATCTTTCTGTTGAAAAGCAGTTATGGTTTATCGAAGGAGAAGATGTGAAATTTGATGTTACCGAGAATAAATCAGGTCTTTATGGTAGAGGTGTTACTAACTCTTTTGTTGAAATGTACGGGATGAATGAAATGTGGGTTAAGCACCGTGCTACATTTGGTCCGGAATGGAAACGAACAGACGAAACAGATATCTACAGCAACGGATCAAGAGAAGGTTCAGGTTTAGGTATTTTGGAGAATGAAGAACTTAAATTATCAATAATTCCTAATCCGGTAGTTGATGGGAGTTTTGCAGTTGATGCTGTTAAAGGAAACTACACGATGGAAATATTTGATCTAAATGGCAGGATTGTTTATTACAGTAATAAGTTAAATGGAGAAAGCAATATTTCTACCGAAAACTTAAAATCAGGCGTTTATTTTGTAAAAGTATTAACTGAAAATAATAAAAATTACAGAGCTAAGCTTATTATAAAGCAGTAGGCTATTAAGTTACTTTTAATAAAAACAGCGGTAGTCAGGTTTTGGCTATCGCTGTTTTTTTGAATAATTGAGTAGTTTTTCAAACAAAATTGAGACTAATAATGTAAAGTCTTAATGACAAAAAGTAGAATAATAGTGCCAAAAAGTGTATGGTGTTGGTTTTGTTTTATGTTGTTATTTGTATTATTAAATTAACAATTATCAAAATAATATGAAAAATTTTAACTTAATAAGTATAAGAACAACAGGATTGTCTCTTGTATTAATATTGATGTTTTCGCTGTCATCTAGTGTTTTGTTGGCACAAACATTTACCGAGTTTACTGGTCTTAGTGCTGATAGGTCGATATACGAAGATGGTAGTTTTTATAAAGCTAGTATTACAGATGCTGAAGATATGATGGGGACTATTACCACTGCAGATAACCCTGTATCATTTATAGTGCCTTTCGAATTACCGACTGTAGTTACAGGAGAAATTGTTAATGATGCTAAATTCAAGTTTTCTTTCTACGGAAACAAAAGTGTTGCTAAAGTACGATTAGAGGTCTTATCAATGAAATCATCTTCTGTAGTAGAGGGAGGATTTGTATCAGAAACTTCAGCAGAAGTAATTTCTGATGTGTTTATCGATTTAAAAACAGCAGGAGCAGGAACAATTGGTGAGCCTATAACTATTGAAACTGATGATATGAAATTAACTTCATTCATTAATAATGCGATAACTGATATTGATAATAAATTTATTTTCTTTAGGTTAACACCTTATAAGGTCGATGAAGATTGGAAATCATGGGAGTACCTTAGAGTAAAAACATCTGACTCTGATACCCCACCTGTGTTATCATTGGCAATTGGATTGCCATTAGAAGAAACAGCTCCGGTTATTGATCCTGTTGATGATATTTTGGCTTATACAGGTATGCAAGGTGGTGTTCGTGTAACTGCTAATGACGTAAACAAGGGTGATATTATCACTTTTTCTTTAAAAGATAATGCTTTAGATTATGTTTCTATTATAGATAATGGAGATGGAACCGCAAATGTTGTAGTTTCAGATCAAACTGTTACTTCTGATGAAGGAGAACACACAATCACAGTTGTAGCTACAGATAACAGTGGTGCAGGAGATGGTGGTGCAAATTTATCAAGTGAATTATCATTTAAACTTACAATAGAAGAAGCTATTATTACTGAGATACAGCAAAACGGAATTACATGGCGTATTCTT includes these proteins:
- a CDS encoding ZIP family metal transporter, producing the protein MSYIILFSAIIIGVVTGEVLKKQKKIEGLFLTFSGAFLLAITIFHLLPNVYKKGGFDIGIFIMIGIFLQILLEYVSKGLEHAHHDNHKENLNHTFTVPMFLSISVHAFLEGAPVHNHGHFIEDISNPILLGIFLHKIPISSIIFISFRKSGYSKKFSVAMLALFGLMTPAGSYFVSKVPVLFQYSPQINAVVIGIFLHISTVILFESDHGHKFNAAKLIVVASATSIVYFLF
- a CDS encoding T9SS type A sorting domain-containing protein yields the protein MKIFNSLKSKLKGIALLSMLFVSSFTMAQTINPADGAVLYSNEVVSFDWYFDTGVADLTHTLYVINPDKTETSLGAGFANGQNHAVGKVFEVGEYQWYQKAWNGTLYKSEYRSFTVVEGNVPVFAPEDGGEFHPNQILSFDWFVPVTATANKLVVYASDGSVYFESVNVAGGQQHIEGGKFVNDTYTWKGIYTDGGVEAETAEYTFSTVGDANTTVIEQYGITWYIKGTPEYGKYANGEYWVVGPIELVKITPQSIQYEMTTLPNGDPLPAGVQPYNVNRIINGSMINPETVSDAAGNVNWSHGFDDELAIWKPVSNSYPERVAAYAQYKSWYKEELNIARVDVGGVYEPISEAHSRSVAVNSSIVSSISCDVPDRPVLEVTAILTVVAEADKPVAGDFRPPYSGYDKKSKYNVSDLDYSALKTLEPTPNMIDLETAEALFERNWIDILSDWQNEFLHAKQNMQASYGANVASAISHGAVALNTEYGNGTADKEILLKRMTQLGLDLYGVVTTAGGWRTFQNNGGLLPGRKLPIMIAGKVLNDTHMLNIKTEHPEIHFHEEDQTFYVTQADIDMSNSTSWNPDSRDAINMPYEASDINLPEWGIRHATNPEIENKYWDCVYRRCCNESGLQGSVLAAHAMGLVEDWGHDAYFDYMDRYLSVEKQLWFIEGEDVKFDVTENKSGLYGRGVTNSFVEMYGMNEMWVKHRATFGPEWKRTDETDIYSNGSREGSGLGILENEELKLSIIPNPVVDGSFAVDAVKGNYTMEIFDLNGRIVYYSNKLNGESNISTENLKSGVYFVKVLTENNKNYRAKLIIKQ